A single Roseinatronobacter monicus DNA region contains:
- the dxs gene encoding 1-deoxy-D-xylulose-5-phosphate synthase, translating into MAQTPLLDKVTSPADLKALNDRELRQLADELRTETISAVSETGGHLGAGLGVVELTVALHAVFDTPRDRLIWDVSHQSYPHKILTGRRDRIRTLRQQDGLSGFTKRSESPYDPFGAAHSSTSISAALGFTMARELGGAPDPALGDAIAVIGDGAISAGMAFEAMNNAGHLGRRMFVVLNDNEMSIAPPTGAMSSYLSRIYADKPVQDLKQAMKGAISLLPGPFQEGARRAKDLLKHVTVGGTLFEELGFNYLGPIDGHDLDQLLWVFRTLRERADEPMLVHILTKKGKGYAPAEDAADRGHARAKFDLVTGTQKKAPSNAPSYTKVFAQSLISEAERDDKIVAVTAAMPDGTGLDLFAKQFPKRMFDVAIAEQHGVTFCAALAAGGMKPFCAMYSTFLQRGYDQVVHDVAIQRLPVRFAIDRAGLVGADGATHAGSYDVAYLANLPGFVVMAAADEAELVHMVATAVAHDDGPIAFRFPRGEGEGVEMPATGVPLEIGKGRMIRQGSRVAILSFGTRLGEVLKACEALGAKGITPTVADARFAKPLDRDMILELAHTHEALITIEEGAIGGFGSHVAQLLADEGVFDTGLKYRSMVLPDIFIDQASPRAMYDIAAMNAPHIEAKVLAVLGVAQVGKRA; encoded by the coding sequence ATGGCTCAAACCCCGCTTCTGGACAAGGTCACGTCACCTGCCGACCTCAAGGCGCTGAACGACCGCGAGTTGCGTCAACTGGCAGACGAGCTGCGCACCGAGACAATATCGGCAGTGTCGGAGACAGGCGGGCATCTGGGCGCGGGGCTTGGGGTGGTGGAACTGACCGTTGCGCTGCATGCGGTATTTGACACGCCGCGTGACCGGCTGATCTGGGATGTGTCGCACCAATCCTACCCGCATAAAATCCTGACAGGGCGGCGCGACCGTATCCGCACCCTGCGCCAGCAAGACGGGCTGTCGGGCTTCACCAAACGCTCTGAATCGCCCTATGACCCGTTTGGCGCGGCGCACAGCTCTACCTCCATCTCGGCCGCACTCGGCTTCACGATGGCGCGTGAGTTGGGCGGCGCGCCCGACCCTGCTTTGGGCGATGCGATTGCGGTCATCGGGGATGGCGCGATCAGTGCAGGCATGGCGTTCGAGGCGATGAACAATGCGGGCCATTTGGGCCGGCGCATGTTTGTCGTGCTCAATGACAATGAAATGTCCATTGCGCCGCCGACCGGGGCCATGTCCAGCTATCTGTCCCGCATCTATGCCGACAAGCCTGTGCAAGACCTCAAACAGGCGATGAAAGGCGCGATCTCGCTTTTGCCCGGCCCGTTTCAGGAAGGGGCGCGGCGCGCCAAAGACCTGCTCAAGCATGTAACCGTCGGCGGCACCTTGTTCGAAGAATTGGGTTTCAACTATCTCGGCCCGATAGACGGGCATGATCTGGACCAGCTTTTGTGGGTGTTCCGCACCCTGCGCGAGCGCGCGGATGAGCCGATGTTGGTGCATATCCTGACCAAAAAAGGCAAAGGCTACGCGCCCGCCGAAGATGCCGCCGACCGGGGACATGCGCGCGCGAAATTCGATCTGGTCACCGGCACGCAGAAAAAAGCGCCGTCCAACGCGCCCAGCTACACCAAGGTCTTTGCCCAAAGCCTCATTTCCGAAGCCGAGCGCGATGACAAGATTGTGGCCGTCACCGCTGCCATGCCCGATGGCACCGGTCTGGACCTGTTCGCCAAACAGTTCCCGAAACGCATGTTCGACGTGGCCATTGCCGAACAGCATGGCGTCACATTCTGTGCAGCGCTGGCCGCAGGGGGGATGAAACCCTTTTGTGCGATGTATTCCACCTTTCTGCAACGCGGCTACGATCAGGTCGTGCATGATGTGGCGATCCAGCGCCTGCCGGTGCGATTTGCCATCGACCGTGCAGGGCTGGTGGGGGCGGATGGCGCGACCCACGCGGGCAGCTATGACGTGGCCTATCTGGCCAATCTGCCAGGCTTCGTTGTCATGGCCGCCGCAGATGAGGCAGAGCTGGTTCATATGGTCGCCACCGCGGTCGCCCATGATGACGGCCCCATCGCCTTTCGCTTTCCGCGCGGCGAGGGGGAAGGCGTCGAGATGCCCGCCACAGGCGTGCCGCTTGAAATTGGCAAGGGCCGCATGATCCGGCAGGGCAGTCGCGTGGCGATCCTGTCCTTTGGCACGCGGCTGGGCGAAGTGCTGAAAGCCTGCGAAGCTCTTGGCGCCAAGGGGATCACCCCGACCGTGGCCGATGCACGCTTCGCTAAACCGCTGGACCGTGACATGATTTTGGAACTGGCGCACACACATGAGGCGCTTATCACCATTGAAGAAGGAGCAATCGGCGGCTTTGGCAGCCATGTCGCGCAACTTCTGGCGGATGAAGGCGTGTTTGACACCGGCCTGAAATACCGCTCGATGGTGCTGCCCGATATTTTCATAGATCAGGCCAGCCCGCGCGCCATGTATGACATCGCCGCCATGAACGCCCCCCATATCGAAGCCAAGGTGCTGGCGGTCCTCGGAGTAGCGCAAGTCGGCAAACGGGCGTAG
- a CDS encoding exodeoxyribonuclease VII small subunit, whose protein sequence is MSDKAVSEMSFEEALRGLEEIVTRLERGDVPLDQSITLYERGAALKKHCETRLNEAQMRVEAIRLSEDGTPKGTEPFSA, encoded by the coding sequence ATGAGCGACAAAGCTGTTTCCGAGATGAGCTTTGAAGAAGCCCTGCGCGGGCTGGAAGAGATTGTCACGCGGCTGGAACGCGGCGATGTCCCGCTGGACCAGTCGATCACCCTGTATGAACGCGGGGCCGCGCTGAAAAAGCATTGTGAAACCCGCCTGAACGAGGCCCAGATGCGCGTCGAGGCGATCCGGCTGTCCGAAGACGGAACGCCCAAGGGCACGGAGCCATTCTCGGCATGA
- a CDS encoding Gfo/Idh/MocA family protein, whose amino-acid sequence MKPIRYGIIGSGMMGQEHMRNIALLDGVSVVAVCDPDDAMRLQAQALAEPDTLAFTDHHALISADICDAYVLAAPNDLHAGLMRDLLATDKPILCEKPLATTSAACRALMRAAEGRRAPVWVAMEYRYMPPVERLRAAVAEGQAGTPRLVSIRENRFPFLHKVGDWNRFNARTGGTMVEKCCHFFDLMRLLLGSDPIRVYASGGADVNHRDESYGGRIPDIVDNAFVTVDFENGARAMLELCMFAEGAHWQEVVSVTGEKARLDACVPGPARFSPDGQERHSEFVISDRASRRETREVVAVDEHILRAGDHHGSTYFQHAKFLELVRAGTGAPEVTLADGYWSVLVGEAAERSIRTHEVIDLRVFASEAMSAA is encoded by the coding sequence ATGAAACCCATCCGATATGGCATCATCGGCTCTGGCATGATGGGGCAGGAACATATGCGCAATATCGCGCTTCTGGACGGGGTGTCGGTCGTGGCTGTGTGTGACCCTGACGACGCAATGCGCCTGCAGGCGCAGGCGCTGGCCGAGCCGGATACGCTGGCATTCACTGACCATCATGCGCTGATCTCGGCCGATATCTGCGACGCCTATGTGCTGGCCGCGCCCAATGACCTGCATGCCGGGCTGATGCGCGATTTATTGGCGACGGACAAGCCGATCCTGTGCGAAAAGCCACTGGCGACCACATCCGCAGCGTGCCGCGCGCTGATGCGCGCCGCCGAGGGACGCCGCGCGCCCGTCTGGGTGGCGATGGAATACCGCTACATGCCACCGGTCGAGCGGTTGCGCGCTGCGGTGGCGGAAGGGCAGGCGGGAACCCCGCGTCTGGTGTCGATCCGCGAGAACCGCTTTCCATTTTTGCACAAAGTTGGCGACTGGAATCGTTTTAACGCCCGTACAGGCGGCACAATGGTCGAGAAGTGCTGTCACTTTTTCGACCTTATGCGGTTGTTGCTGGGGTCAGACCCGATCCGTGTTTATGCCAGCGGCGGGGCGGATGTGAACCACCGCGATGAGAGTTATGGCGGGCGCATTCCCGATATTGTGGACAATGCCTTTGTGACCGTGGATTTCGAGAATGGTGCGCGGGCCATGCTGGAATTGTGTATGTTCGCCGAAGGCGCGCATTGGCAGGAAGTGGTGTCCGTCACGGGCGAAAAGGCGCGGCTGGATGCCTGCGTGCCGGGGCCTGCGCGTTTCTCGCCCGACGGGCAGGAACGGCATTCGGAATTCGTCATCTCGGACCGCGCCAGCAGACGCGAGACGCGCGAAGTCGTGGCTGTAGATGAACATATCTTGCGCGCGGGCGATCATCACGGCTCGACCTATTTCCAGCATGCGAAGTTTCTGGAACTGGTGCGCGCGGGCACAGGAGCGCCAGAAGTGACGTTGGCCGATGGGTACTGGTCCGTTCTGGTGGGCGAAGCGGCAGAGCGGTCGATCCGCACACATGAGGTGATTGACCTGCGCGTGTTTGCAAGTGAAGCAATGAGCGCGGCCTGA
- a CDS encoding SDR family NAD(P)-dependent oxidoreductase, whose amino-acid sequence MQDEQTAHYPSLRGARVLVTGGATGLGADFVRAFVAQGAHVGFLDIDATAGTALAAELGAQTVFRPCDLRDLEGLPDAIAELAGQLGPFTVLLNNAARDDRHDLADLTPAYWRDCLATNLSHHVFAAQAVAPGMTAAGGGSIINMGSISWMRGRPGMLGYTTSKAAISGMTRSMAAELGPQGIRVNSVVPGAVLTERQAKLWLTPEKNAEFLALQALKFRLEPHHITPMALFLASQASVGCTGQNFIVDAGLTLN is encoded by the coding sequence ATGCAAGATGAGCAGACAGCCCACTACCCTTCGCTGCGCGGCGCGCGCGTGCTTGTCACCGGCGGTGCCACGGGTTTGGGCGCGGATTTTGTGCGCGCCTTTGTGGCGCAGGGCGCGCATGTCGGTTTTCTGGACATAGACGCCACGGCGGGCACAGCGCTGGCCGCAGAACTGGGCGCGCAAACTGTGTTTCGCCCCTGCGATCTGCGCGATCTGGAGGGGCTGCCTGACGCCATTGCCGAACTTGCCGGACAGCTTGGCCCCTTCACGGTGCTGCTGAACAATGCCGCGCGCGATGATCGACATGATCTGGCCGACCTGACGCCTGCGTATTGGCGCGATTGTCTGGCGACGAACCTGTCGCATCATGTTTTTGCCGCGCAGGCTGTCGCCCCCGGAATGACCGCGGCAGGCGGTGGCAGTATCATCAATATGGGGTCAATCAGTTGGATGCGCGGGCGGCCCGGTATGCTGGGCTATACCACATCCAAAGCGGCGATCAGCGGCATGACGCGGTCTATGGCGGCAGAACTGGGGCCGCAGGGCATTCGCGTCAACTCCGTGGTGCCGGGTGCGGTCCTGACCGAGCGTCAGGCGAAACTGTGGCTGACGCCCGAAAAGAACGCCGAATTTCTGGCGCTTCAAGCGCTGAAATTCCGGCTGGAGCCGCATCACATCACGCCCATGGCCCTGTTTCTGGCCTCTCAAGCCAGCGTGGGGTGCACGGGGCAGAATTTCATAGTTGACGCCGGGCTGACACTGAACTGA
- a CDS encoding SMP-30/gluconolactonase/LRE family protein — protein sequence MGFETAYHAQAALGECPLWCGQTQRLWWVDIEAPAIHCFDPETGQNQTFPLDENVGCIGLRAQGGFIAGLRSGLWLLDAQGRKEKLIANPQKDTRISRFNDGRVDPWGRFWAGTIYEPRDRPAAGLYRVNAALACQPMAGDIKVSNGVAFSPDRRWLYHSDTPAHVIYRYPLDPQTGEIGARTVFHQFPFGHGRPDGAAVDADGFYWSALYEGARVVRLSPEGEIVAEYPVPARCPTMCALGGADLRTLYVTSARHGRPPEELADWPESGNLFAMRVDVPGQPEPRFAG from the coding sequence ATGGGCTTTGAAACGGCATATCACGCGCAGGCCGCCCTTGGGGAATGTCCGCTGTGGTGCGGGCAAACCCAGCGCCTGTGGTGGGTGGATATCGAAGCACCTGCCATCCATTGCTTTGACCCCGAGACGGGCCAGAACCAGACATTCCCCCTTGATGAGAACGTGGGTTGTATCGGCCTGCGTGCGCAGGGCGGGTTTATCGCCGGGCTGCGCTCTGGCTTGTGGCTGCTGGACGCGCAGGGGCGCAAGGAAAAACTGATCGCCAACCCGCAGAAGGACACGCGCATCAGCCGCTTCAATGACGGGCGTGTGGACCCTTGGGGCCGGTTCTGGGCGGGCACGATCTATGAGCCGCGCGACCGGCCCGCCGCTGGCCTGTACCGCGTCAACGCCGCGCTGGCGTGTCAGCCTATGGCGGGTGACATCAAGGTGTCGAATGGCGTCGCTTTCTCGCCTGACCGGCGGTGGCTGTATCATTCTGACACACCAGCGCATGTGATTTACCGCTACCCGCTGGACCCGCAAACCGGCGAGATTGGCGCGCGCACAGTCTTTCATCAGTTTCCTTTCGGCCATGGTCGCCCCGATGGGGCTGCGGTGGATGCAGACGGGTTCTATTGGTCTGCCCTCTATGAGGGGGCGCGCGTCGTGCGCCTATCGCCCGAGGGGGAGATCGTGGCCGAGTATCCCGTTCCCGCGCGCTGCCCCACCATGTGCGCCTTGGGCGGGGCGGATTTGCGCACGCTCTATGTGACTTCGGCCCGCCATGGCCGTCCGCCCGAGGAATTGGCAGACTGGCCTGAATCTGGCAATCTTTTCGCCATGCGTGTGGATGTGCCGGGCCAACCCGAGCCAAGATTTGCAGGTTAG
- a CDS encoding histone deacetylase family protein has product MTTAFLTHPDALAHQTPAGHPEQIARIDAIYSAIAAPEFAGLMRLDAPLGEEDQLLLCHPEHYVTRIRKAIPAAGMYQLDADTHVSPGSLDAALRGVGGACHAVDLVMDGTAQNAFVAMRPPGHHAERATPMGFCLFGTIAIAARHAMERHGLQRVAVVDFDVHHGNGTQDLLWDERRALFVSSHQMPLWPGTGKADERGAFGNVMNIPLPPETEGTSFRRVYEDTVLPQLERFAPELVLVSAGFDAHRDDPLAQLNLTEDDFAWVTGALCDIAARHSGGRLVSVLEGGYDLDALSRSVSAHIRVLMEKSA; this is encoded by the coding sequence ATGACGACAGCTTTTCTCACCCACCCCGACGCCCTCGCACATCAGACACCTGCCGGACACCCCGAGCAGATCGCCCGAATAGACGCGATTTATTCCGCCATCGCCGCCCCCGAATTCGCAGGGCTGATGCGGCTGGACGCGCCCTTGGGCGAAGAAGACCAGCTTTTGCTGTGCCATCCCGAACATTATGTGACCCGTATCCGCAAGGCGATCCCGGCGGCAGGCATGTATCAGCTTGATGCCGATACGCATGTCTCGCCCGGATCACTGGACGCGGCCCTGCGCGGTGTCGGCGGGGCGTGCCATGCCGTTGATCTGGTCATGGACGGAACCGCACAGAATGCCTTTGTCGCCATGCGCCCCCCCGGCCACCATGCGGAACGCGCGACGCCCATGGGGTTTTGCCTGTTCGGCACGATTGCGATTGCAGCGCGTCATGCGATGGAACGCCACGGGTTGCAGCGTGTCGCGGTGGTCGATTTCGACGTGCATCACGGCAATGGCACACAAGACCTGCTGTGGGACGAGCGGCGCGCCTTGTTCGTGTCCAGTCACCAGATGCCGCTCTGGCCCGGCACCGGCAAGGCCGATGAACGCGGCGCATTCGGCAATGTCATGAACATTCCCCTGCCCCCTGAGACCGAAGGCACCAGCTTTCGTAGGGTCTATGAAGATACGGTCTTGCCGCAACTGGAGCGCTTTGCCCCTGAACTGGTGCTGGTATCCGCCGGATTTGACGCCCACCGCGATGACCCGCTTGCGCAACTGAACCTGACCGAAGATGATTTCGCATGGGTCACAGGTGCCCTGTGCGACATTGCCGCGCGCCATAGCGGCGGGCGGCTGGTTTCGGTGCTGGAGGGGGGCTATGATCTGGATGCGTTGAGCCGCAGTGTTTCGGCGCATATCCGCGTGCTGATGGAGAAAAGCGCATGA
- a CDS encoding polyprenyl synthetase family protein codes for MSDFATALHSAAEKIEARLAAEIAALPDSQVRDAMAYAARGGKKLRGFLVMESARLHGIAPEISVQAAAAIEAIHAYSLVHDDLPAMDDDDLRRGQPTVHVKWDEATAILVGDALQSLAFGLLARDDAAPTPQGRLALIASMAQAAGGAGMVLGQALDIEAETATAPLSLDEITALQAGKTGALIEWSACAGARMAQADTAPLAAYARALGLAFQIADDILDVEGDAALAGKRLHKDACAGKATFVSLLGLDGAKARAQDLIVQAQAALKVYGDDAAQLRDAAQFVIARSN; via the coding sequence ATGAGCGACTTTGCCACCGCCCTTCACTCGGCGGCAGAGAAGATTGAGGCGCGTCTGGCAGCCGAAATCGCCGCCCTGCCCGACAGTCAGGTGCGCGACGCAATGGCCTACGCGGCACGCGGCGGCAAGAAACTGCGTGGTTTTCTGGTGATGGAATCCGCAAGGCTGCATGGAATTGCGCCCGAAATATCCGTGCAGGCAGCCGCCGCAATCGAGGCGATCCATGCCTATTCGCTGGTGCATGATGACCTGCCTGCCATGGATGACGACGATCTGCGCCGGGGCCAGCCAACTGTTCATGTCAAATGGGACGAGGCCACCGCGATACTTGTCGGCGACGCGCTGCAATCGCTGGCCTTTGGCTTGCTTGCGCGCGATGATGCAGCCCCCACACCGCAAGGGCGGCTGGCACTGATTGCGTCGATGGCGCAGGCGGCCGGGGGCGCGGGCATGGTGCTGGGCCAGGCGCTGGATATTGAAGCGGAAACCGCCACCGCGCCGCTGTCACTTGATGAAATCACTGCACTTCAGGCAGGCAAGACCGGTGCCTTGATCGAATGGTCCGCCTGCGCAGGCGCCCGGATGGCGCAGGCCGATACTGCCCCGCTTGCCGCCTATGCGCGCGCACTCGGGCTTGCCTTTCAGATCGCCGACGACATCCTTGATGTCGAAGGCGATGCAGCCTTGGCAGGAAAGCGCCTGCACAAGGACGCCTGCGCAGGCAAGGCCACATTCGTGTCGCTGCTGGGGCTGGACGGGGCGAAAGCGCGCGCCCAAGACCTGATCGTGCAAGCGCAGGCCGCGTTAAAGGTCTATGGCGACGATGCAGCACAGTTGCGCGACGCTGCGCAATTCGTTATCGCCCGCAGCAACTGA
- a CDS encoding HU family DNA-binding protein, which translates to MTAKPMTKTQLVAALAEKMDADKKTAAAALDAVSDLVMQEVSAGGAITLPGIGKIMCRARPERQVRNPATGETMTKAADKAVKVTIAKALKDAVNG; encoded by the coding sequence ATGACTGCTAAACCGATGACCAAGACCCAACTCGTCGCAGCACTGGCCGAGAAGATGGACGCTGACAAGAAGACTGCGGCAGCCGCGCTGGACGCTGTGTCGGATCTGGTCATGCAGGAAGTTTCTGCAGGGGGCGCGATCACGCTGCCCGGTATCGGCAAGATCATGTGCCGCGCGCGCCCAGAGCGTCAGGTTCGCAACCCCGCAACAGGCGAGACAATGACCAAAGCGGCGGACAAGGCAGTCAAGGTCACGATTGCAAAAGCGCTGAAAGATGCCGTCAACGGCTAA
- a CDS encoding AMP nucleosidase, with translation MTPNKTLSILTPTLPEHPFLTDADKAVAYLEELYATSTKFLIDAFNRVVSGEKTSARYRAFYPEIRFVTSRYDQIDSRLSYGHVSEPGSYASTVTRPDLFRHYLRQQISLLMQNHGVPVSIGPSMTPIPLHFAMAGRGDVSLPENGELSLSLRDMFDVPDLATTNDDIVNGDRAQNDDGSRPLALFTAQRIDYSLARLAHYTATDPEHFQNHILFTNYQFYVDEFEAFAREQLRDPDSGYTSFVVPGNFKLTDPDGAIPAQPRLPQMPTYHLKRPRGAGITLVNIGVGPSNAKTATDHIAVLRPHAWLMVGHCAGLRNSQALGDFVLAHAYLREDNVLDADLPVWVPIPALAEIQIALQDAVAQVTQLEGYALKQIMRTGTVATIDNRNWELRDQSGPVQRLSQSRAIALDMESATIAANGFRFRVPYGTLLCVSDKPLHGELKLPGMASSFYKTQVARHLQIGIRAMELLREMPLEKIHSRKLRSFSETAFL, from the coding sequence ATGACACCGAACAAGACACTTTCCATCCTGACGCCGACATTGCCCGAACACCCGTTCCTGACCGACGCAGACAAAGCCGTGGCCTATCTGGAAGAGTTGTATGCCACATCGACCAAATTTCTGATTGATGCGTTCAACCGTGTGGTCAGCGGGGAAAAGACTTCGGCGCGGTATCGTGCGTTTTACCCTGAAATCCGCTTTGTGACCTCGCGCTATGACCAGATCGATTCGCGCCTGAGCTATGGGCATGTGTCCGAGCCGGGCAGCTACGCCTCGACGGTGACGCGGCCGGATCTGTTTCGCCATTACCTGCGCCAGCAGATATCGCTTTTGATGCAAAATCATGGTGTGCCGGTCAGCATCGGTCCCTCAATGACGCCCATTCCGCTGCATTTCGCCATGGCGGGGCGCGGCGATGTCAGCCTGCCGGAGAATGGCGAGTTGTCCTTGTCGCTGCGCGATATGTTTGATGTGCCTGATCTGGCCACGACGAATGATGATATCGTCAATGGCGACCGCGCGCAGAATGATGACGGCTCGCGCCCGCTGGCGCTGTTCACGGCGCAGCGCATCGACTACTCGCTGGCGCGGCTGGCGCATTACACCGCGACCGACCCCGAGCATTTCCAGAACCATATCCTGTTCACCAACTATCAGTTCTATGTTGATGAGTTCGAGGCTTTCGCCCGTGAGCAGTTGCGCGACCCTGATAGCGGCTACACGTCCTTCGTTGTGCCCGGAAATTTCAAGCTGACAGACCCCGACGGGGCCATCCCGGCGCAGCCGCGTTTGCCGCAAATGCCAACCTATCACCTGAAGCGCCCGCGCGGGGCGGGAATTACGCTGGTCAATATCGGGGTGGGGCCGTCGAATGCGAAAACCGCCACCGACCATATTGCCGTGTTGCGCCCGCATGCATGGCTGATGGTGGGCCATTGTGCGGGCTTGCGCAATTCTCAGGCGCTGGGCGATTTCGTGCTGGCGCACGCATATTTGCGCGAAGACAACGTGCTGGATGCGGATTTGCCTGTCTGGGTGCCTATTCCCGCTTTGGCTGAAATCCAGATTGCGCTGCAAGATGCCGTGGCGCAGGTCACGCAGCTGGAAGGTTACGCGCTCAAGCAGATCATGCGCACCGGCACCGTCGCCACAATCGACAACCGCAACTGGGAATTGCGCGACCAGTCCGGGCCTGTGCAGCGGCTCAGCCAGTCGCGCGCCATTGCGCTGGATATGGAGAGCGCCACCATAGCGGCCAACGGGTTCCGGTTCCGTGTGCCCTACGGCACCTTGCTATGTGTGTCAGACAAACCCCTGCATGGCGAATTGAAGTTGCCGGGCATGGCGTCATCTTTCTACAAGACCCAAGTTGCGCGGCATTTGCAGATCGGGATTCGGGCGATGGAATTGCTGCGCGAGATGCCGCTAGAGAAAATTCACAGCAGGAAACTGCGCTCATTTAGTGAAACTGCCTTTCTGTAA
- a CDS encoding HpcH/HpaI aldolase family protein has translation MQSDENRFKTWMQTKGATPPLGSWIMSASPLIAEAMGYAGYDWLLVDMEHSPIDLAQTTSILQALSGTPSEVVLRVPWNDPVMVKRVMDAGARSIMFPFIQSVDEARAAIAATRYPPQGTRGVAAMHRASRFGTAPDYLARANDQVAVILQLETPEAVALLPEIAALDGVDAVFVGPGDLSGSMGLLGQINHADVQTALRDAAQAARRAGIACGIVGADPAKVRSYIEMGFSYVAIASDLALLMGAAKTAAASVRGQAAPQASGSAY, from the coding sequence ATGCAATCTGACGAAAACCGTTTCAAAACTTGGATGCAGACCAAGGGCGCGACACCGCCGCTTGGCAGCTGGATCATGTCCGCCAGCCCTCTGATCGCCGAGGCGATGGGCTATGCAGGCTATGACTGGCTGCTGGTCGATATGGAGCATTCGCCGATTGATCTGGCACAGACCACCAGCATTTTGCAGGCGCTGTCGGGCACACCGTCCGAGGTGGTGCTGCGCGTGCCGTGGAATGACCCTGTGATGGTCAAGCGGGTTATGGATGCGGGCGCGCGCTCGATCATGTTCCCCTTCATCCAGTCGGTGGACGAGGCCCGCGCCGCCATTGCCGCCACGCGCTACCCGCCGCAAGGCACGCGCGGGGTCGCGGCCATGCACCGCGCCAGCCGCTTTGGCACCGCGCCGGACTATCTGGCGCGCGCCAATGATCAGGTCGCTGTCATCTTGCAACTGGAAACCCCCGAAGCCGTGGCGCTTTTGCCCGAAATTGCTGCGCTGGACGGGGTGGATGCCGTTTTTGTCGGGCCGGGGGATTTGTCGGGCAGCATGGGGCTGCTGGGGCAGATCAATCATGCCGATGTGCAAACCGCGCTGCGCGACGCCGCGCAAGCTGCACGCCGCGCAGGCATTGCCTGCGGTATCGTCGGGGCGGACCCGGCCAAAGTGCGCAGCTATATCGAGATGGGCTTTAGCTATGTGGCCATCGCATCTGATCTGGCGCTGCTGATGGGGGCTGCGAAAACGGCGGCGGCAAGTGTGCGCGGACAGGCCGCACCGCAAGCATCCGGCAGCGCGTATTAA